From Polynucleobacter sp. JS-JIR-II-b4, a single genomic window includes:
- a CDS encoding substrate-binding domain-containing protein codes for MRKLFCTSLILAINVLLVSLSYAADIQVITSGAFAEALKDLAPEYEKQSPNKVIISYGSSMGAAPDSIPSRLARGEQFDVLILAAPALDGFVKSGTVQSGTKADLVASVMGAVVKAGAPKPDISTMNGLKSALLNAKSVAYSASASGVYLSTELFPKMGISEQMDKTARKIYSERVASVVARGDADLGFQQVSELLPIPGVDFIGELPPEAQKTVLFSAGITSDTQNLAASKDLIKYLASKKAVATIQKAGLKPVLPALPW; via the coding sequence ATGCGTAAATTATTTTGCACCTCTTTAATACTAGCAATTAATGTTTTGCTGGTGAGCCTTTCTTATGCGGCTGATATTCAGGTAATTACATCCGGTGCCTTTGCTGAAGCATTAAAAGATCTAGCCCCTGAATATGAAAAGCAATCCCCCAATAAAGTCATCATTTCATATGGGTCGTCAATGGGCGCTGCACCCGACTCAATTCCATCGAGACTGGCTAGAGGCGAGCAGTTTGATGTCTTAATTTTGGCTGCACCTGCATTGGATGGCTTTGTAAAGAGCGGGACTGTTCAATCGGGGACCAAGGCTGATTTAGTTGCTTCGGTCATGGGTGCGGTAGTCAAGGCAGGTGCACCAAAGCCTGATATCAGCACTATGAATGGATTGAAGTCGGCTCTATTAAACGCGAAGTCGGTTGCTTATTCAGCAAGTGCTAGCGGCGTTTATTTATCAACTGAACTTTTCCCAAAAATGGGAATCTCCGAGCAGATGGATAAAACTGCACGAAAAATTTATAGCGAGAGAGTTGCCTCAGTTGTAGCCAGAGGAGATGCTGACTTGGGCTTTCAGCAAGTAAGTGAGTTGCTGCCTATTCCTGGGGTAGACTTTATTGGTGAGTTGCCGCCAGAAGCGCAAAAGACAGTGCTATTTTCTGCAGGCATTACTAGCGATACACAGAATCTCGCTGCATCAAAAGACTTGATCAAGTATTTAGCTTCAAAAAAAGCAGTTGCAACGATTCAAAAGGCTGGATTAAAACCGGTGTTGCCAGCATTACCTTGGTAG
- a CDS encoding DUF1841 family protein yields the protein MFNPTREEVRRFFCDTWIKKTENHILDPMETLASDWMVEHPEYHDLLADPEGALSQDYTPERGETNPFLHLSMHLSISEQISINQPPGIKEIADKLSQKLGSVHEAQHVMMECLGQVMWEAQREGQPLNPEKYLEALKKLA from the coding sequence ATATTTAATCCAACCCGTGAAGAAGTGCGTCGCTTTTTCTGCGATACCTGGATAAAGAAGACCGAGAATCATATCCTTGACCCCATGGAGACATTGGCAAGCGATTGGATGGTTGAGCATCCTGAATATCACGACTTACTTGCCGATCCAGAAGGCGCCCTAAGCCAAGATTACACGCCAGAACGAGGCGAAACCAATCCATTCCTGCATCTATCAATGCATCTGTCAATCAGTGAGCAGATCTCAATAAATCAGCCGCCAGGAATCAAAGAAATCGCAGACAAACTATCGCAAAAACTCGGCTCAGTACATGAAGCACAACACGTCATGATGGAATGCCTAGGGCAAGTGATGTGGGAGGCGCAGCGTGAAGGTCAGCCACTCAACCCAGAGAAGTATTTAGAAGCCCTTAAAAAATTAGCTTAA
- the rsxB gene encoding electron transport complex subunit RsxB encodes MSQANNLIDQLEDILPQTQCTKCGYPDCRGYAQAMASGEALPNRCPPGGVEGIERLSKVLIPIYPQDAFELHPTIDPECGVERPRPVAFIDPQKCIGCTLCIQACPVDAIVGASKQMHVVLTEWCTGCDLCIPPCPVDCISMIDVTKNKTGWDAWSQELADISRQRYHDREIRLDREQKDNDGRLAKKAAAKLTAVNAESPSSADELKEQERKRAIIAAAIARAQQKK; translated from the coding sequence ATGAGCCAAGCCAATAACCTCATCGACCAACTTGAGGATATTCTTCCGCAAACCCAATGCACTAAATGCGGCTATCCAGATTGCCGTGGATATGCCCAGGCAATGGCCTCTGGTGAAGCGCTCCCAAATCGCTGCCCGCCTGGTGGGGTTGAGGGTATTGAGCGCCTGAGCAAGGTTCTGATACCCATATACCCCCAAGATGCATTTGAGCTTCATCCAACCATAGATCCAGAGTGTGGAGTTGAGCGCCCCAGACCAGTTGCTTTTATAGACCCGCAGAAGTGTATTGGCTGCACACTCTGCATTCAGGCATGCCCTGTTGATGCGATCGTTGGCGCCTCTAAACAAATGCATGTGGTTCTAACTGAGTGGTGTACTGGTTGCGATCTTTGCATTCCGCCCTGCCCGGTTGATTGCATCAGCATGATTGATGTCACCAAAAATAAAACTGGCTGGGATGCTTGGTCCCAAGAGTTGGCAGATATTTCCCGTCAGCGCTATCACGATCGAGAAATCAGACTAGATAGAGAACAAAAAGATAATGATGGTCGCCTGGCCAAAAAGGCTGCCGCGAAACTAACTGCAGTCAATGCAGAAAGCCCTTCATCTGCTGATGAGTTAAAAGAACAAGAGCGTAAGCGTGCCATCATTGCAGCAGCAATTGCGCGAGCCCAACAAAAGAAATGA
- a CDS encoding tripartite tricarboxylate transporter substrate binding protein, which translates to MFRLNFVRCACLFSAALFVAPLLASQSALAQPFPNKPIKIIVTAAPGGTTDIASRALSDILGKELGQTVIVENKAGGAGIIGIQALLSAPADGYTIAMGNIGPNAINYSLYKNLPYKMEDMEPITIVIANPNVLVVNPEVPAKTVAELVALAKANPGKYSFASSGRGQSIHMSGELFKTQAGIDIIHVPYKGAGPALADLLAGQTSMMVDNLPSSMQYIKAGKLRALAVTSKNRVAELPDVPTMIQSGYPNFEVTAWFGLFAPAGTPKPIIDKLYLAVKKALETPEIKQRWKDLGGWAVGDTPANTKIFIAAEKKKWELVAQQAKIEAE; encoded by the coding sequence ATGTTTAGACTTAATTTTGTTAGATGTGCATGTTTATTTAGTGCTGCCTTATTTGTAGCCCCCCTATTGGCGAGTCAATCAGCCCTCGCCCAACCCTTTCCTAATAAGCCGATCAAAATTATTGTGACTGCGGCTCCAGGCGGAACGACCGACATTGCCTCGCGTGCGCTGTCTGATATTCTAGGTAAAGAGCTTGGTCAGACCGTGATTGTGGAAAATAAAGCGGGTGGAGCAGGCATTATTGGCATTCAAGCGCTACTTTCCGCGCCAGCAGATGGTTATACGATAGCGATGGGTAATATTGGTCCAAATGCGATCAACTACAGTCTCTATAAAAATCTCCCATACAAAATGGAAGATATGGAGCCGATAACGATTGTGATTGCCAATCCAAATGTATTGGTAGTTAATCCAGAGGTTCCCGCTAAAACGGTAGCCGAGCTTGTGGCATTAGCCAAAGCGAATCCCGGCAAGTATTCGTTTGCATCATCTGGCCGCGGTCAGTCAATCCATATGTCCGGGGAGCTGTTCAAAACACAGGCTGGCATTGACATTATTCATGTGCCCTATAAGGGAGCCGGCCCCGCACTGGCAGATCTACTGGCTGGCCAGACTAGTATGATGGTAGACAATCTACCCAGCTCTATGCAATACATTAAAGCTGGAAAATTACGCGCTTTAGCGGTTACCAGCAAAAATCGCGTTGCGGAGTTGCCTGATGTTCCCACAATGATTCAATCAGGCTATCCCAACTTTGAGGTAACCGCTTGGTTCGGCCTATTCGCACCTGCCGGCACCCCCAAACCTATCATTGATAAGCTCTACCTAGCTGTTAAGAAGGCGCTAGAAACTCCAGAAATCAAGCAGCGCTGGAAAGATCTAGGTGGCTGGGCTGTGGGTGATACACCAGCCAATACCAAAATTTTTATTGCTGCAGAAAAGAAGAAGTGGGAGTTAGTTGCTCAACAGGCGAAAATTGAAGCTGAATAA
- a CDS encoding amino acid aminotransferase — protein MTLFASVQLAPKDPIFGLTEAYVADQRADKVNLGVGVYYTDEGKVPLLKAVIKAEEAIVAKHSPRSYIPIEGPNPYNSAVQNLLFGADSALIKDGRVVTAECLGGTGALRVGADFIKRLNLNAPCAISNPTWENHRGIFESAGFDVVEYTYFDGKTRGVDFDGMVKSLESFPKNTTVLLHACCHNPTGADITEAQWRQVIDICKNKGLIPFLDMAYQGFADGIEKDGIAVRLFADSGMSFFVSSSFSKSFSLYGERVGALSIVTQSKDESTRVLSQLKRVIRTNYSNPPTHGAAIAAAVLNSPELRKLWEDELAEMRDRIKAMRHGLVEKLAAAGVKQDFAFIEKQRGMFSYSGLTAEQVDRLQKEDGIYALSTGRICVAALNTKNIDKVAKAIARVLA, from the coding sequence ATGACCCTGTTTGCCTCAGTCCAGCTAGCCCCTAAAGATCCTATTTTTGGCCTCACAGAAGCCTACGTTGCAGACCAGCGCGCTGACAAAGTAAATTTAGGTGTTGGCGTGTATTACACGGACGAAGGCAAGGTGCCACTTCTTAAGGCTGTGATTAAAGCTGAAGAGGCGATTGTTGCAAAGCACTCGCCACGTAGCTACATTCCAATCGAAGGACCAAACCCATATAACAGTGCAGTGCAAAATTTATTGTTTGGCGCTGACTCTGCGCTCATTAAGGATGGTCGCGTTGTCACTGCTGAGTGTCTCGGCGGTACCGGTGCATTGCGCGTAGGCGCCGACTTCATCAAGCGCTTGAACCTCAATGCACCTTGCGCGATTAGCAACCCGACTTGGGAAAACCATCGCGGCATTTTTGAATCTGCTGGTTTTGATGTTGTCGAGTACACCTACTTTGACGGCAAAACTCGTGGCGTAGATTTTGACGGTATGGTGAAGTCCTTAGAGTCTTTCCCAAAGAACACAACCGTGTTGTTACACGCTTGCTGCCACAACCCAACTGGTGCAGATATTACAGAAGCGCAATGGCGCCAAGTGATTGATATCTGCAAGAACAAAGGTCTCATCCCCTTCTTGGATATGGCCTACCAAGGTTTTGCTGATGGGATTGAGAAAGACGGTATTGCAGTTCGCCTCTTTGCTGATTCAGGGATGTCTTTCTTTGTATCAAGCTCTTTCTCCAAATCATTCTCGCTCTATGGTGAGCGTGTTGGTGCCCTGTCTATCGTGACACAAAGCAAAGATGAATCTACTCGCGTACTTTCCCAATTAAAGCGTGTCATTCGCACAAACTATTCCAATCCCCCAACTCACGGCGCTGCAATTGCTGCCGCCGTTTTGAATTCACCAGAATTACGTAAGCTCTGGGAAGATGAGTTGGCAGAAATGCGTGATCGTATTAAAGCGATGCGTCATGGCCTGGTTGAAAAACTCGCTGCTGCTGGTGTGAAGCAAGATTTTGCTTTTATCGAGAAGCAACGTGGCATGTTTTCTTACTCAGGCTTAACAGCTGAGCAAGTTGATCGCTTACAGAAAGAGGATGGCATTTATGCGCTCTCGACTGGACGCATTTGTGTTGCGGCCCTCAATACCAAAAATATTGATAAAGTGGCTAAAGCAATCGCCCGCGTATTGGCGTAA
- the uvrB gene encoding excinuclease ABC subunit UvrB: protein MIAEMPPKLPKTGSKAEVKEVPKTPVADPLGEAGHDLDPAKFVTFPDSPYQLYQPFPPAGDQPQAIDALVEGIEDGLTFQTLLGVTGSGKTFTMANVIARTGRPAIIFAPNKTLAAQLYSEFREFFPRNAVEYFVSYYDYYQPEAYVPQRDLFIEKDSSINEHIEQMRLSATKSLLERRDVIIVATVSAIYGIGNPGDYHSMVMTLRPGDKMSQRDILMRLIAMQYDRNETDFKRGVFRVRGDTIDIFPAEHNELAVRVELFDDVIESLQFFDPLTGKIRQKIPRFTVYPSSHYVTPRDTVLKAIETIKTELRTRLDEFVKDGKLVEAQRLEQRTRFDLEMLNELGFCKGIENYSRHLSGAAPGEAPPTLVDYLPNDALMFLDESHVLIGQLNAMYNGDKSRKHTLVEFGFRLPSAMDNRPLKFTEFETKMRQTIFVSATPADYEKTHQGQVVEQVARPTGLVDPEIEVLPASTQVDDLLDQIHARVKVHERVLVTVLTKRMAEQLTDYLSDNGVKVRYVHSDIDTVERVEILRDLRLGVFDVLVGINLLREGLDIPEVSLVAILDADKEGFLRSERSLIQTIGRAARNVRGKAILYADRITDSMKRAMGETERRRTKQIAFNKLHGIEPKGVKKRIKDIIDGVYDVKEKRQEMQVEQERAHYEDMGEKDLAAEIKRLEKQMNAEAKNLEFEKAASTRDRLTKVKEMAFGARSRDSV from the coding sequence ATGATAGCCGAGATGCCCCCTAAGTTGCCCAAAACTGGTTCAAAAGCCGAAGTAAAAGAAGTGCCAAAAACCCCTGTGGCAGATCCCTTGGGTGAGGCTGGCCACGACCTCGATCCAGCCAAATTTGTAACCTTCCCAGACTCCCCTTATCAGCTCTATCAGCCCTTCCCGCCGGCTGGGGACCAACCCCAGGCTATTGATGCCCTGGTAGAGGGTATTGAAGACGGATTGACCTTCCAGACGCTTTTAGGGGTTACAGGGTCCGGAAAGACCTTCACGATGGCCAATGTCATCGCTAGAACGGGTCGTCCAGCCATCATTTTTGCCCCCAATAAGACCTTGGCCGCTCAGCTTTATAGCGAATTTAGGGAGTTTTTCCCAAGAAACGCTGTTGAGTACTTTGTTAGCTATTACGACTACTACCAGCCTGAGGCCTACGTTCCGCAGCGGGACCTCTTTATTGAAAAAGACTCCTCCATTAATGAACACATCGAGCAGATGCGTTTGTCGGCAACGAAGAGTTTGTTAGAGCGCCGTGACGTCATTATTGTTGCAACCGTTTCCGCAATTTACGGTATTGGTAATCCGGGCGACTATCACAGCATGGTGATGACATTACGTCCTGGTGACAAGATGAGTCAGCGCGATATTTTGATGCGACTGATCGCCATGCAGTACGACCGTAATGAAACCGATTTCAAGCGCGGCGTATTTCGAGTGCGTGGCGACACCATTGATATTTTCCCAGCTGAGCATAATGAGTTAGCAGTGCGCGTTGAACTCTTTGATGATGTGATTGAGAGTTTGCAATTTTTTGATCCGCTGACTGGAAAGATTCGCCAAAAGATTCCACGCTTTACTGTATACCCAAGCTCACATTACGTTACACCACGCGATACTGTTTTAAAGGCAATTGAAACCATCAAGACGGAGTTGCGTACTCGCTTAGATGAGTTTGTGAAGGATGGCAAACTGGTTGAGGCGCAACGCCTTGAGCAGCGCACGCGTTTTGATTTAGAGATGCTTAATGAGTTAGGTTTCTGCAAGGGCATTGAGAATTACTCTCGTCACCTCTCCGGAGCCGCTCCTGGCGAGGCACCGCCTACGTTAGTGGATTATCTGCCTAACGATGCTTTGATGTTCCTCGACGAGAGCCATGTACTGATTGGGCAGCTCAATGCCATGTATAACGGGGATAAATCTCGCAAACATACTTTGGTGGAATTTGGGTTCCGTTTGCCTTCGGCGATGGATAACCGTCCACTCAAATTTACTGAGTTTGAAACCAAAATGCGTCAAACCATTTTTGTTTCTGCAACGCCAGCTGATTATGAGAAAACACATCAAGGTCAAGTAGTCGAGCAAGTAGCAAGACCAACTGGTTTGGTTGATCCAGAAATTGAAGTATTACCAGCAAGTACACAGGTTGATGATTTGTTGGATCAAATTCATGCACGTGTCAAAGTACATGAGCGAGTTCTGGTTACCGTATTGACGAAACGAATGGCGGAGCAATTAACAGACTATCTTTCAGACAATGGCGTGAAGGTGCGTTATGTTCACTCCGATATCGATACTGTTGAGCGTGTAGAAATTTTGCGTGACTTACGTTTGGGCGTCTTTGATGTGCTGGTCGGCATTAACTTATTGCGCGAAGGTTTGGATATTCCTGAGGTATCTCTAGTGGCCATTTTGGATGCCGATAAAGAAGGCTTCTTACGTTCAGAGCGCAGTCTGATACAGACTATTGGTCGCGCTGCTCGTAATGTTCGTGGCAAGGCGATTTTGTATGCCGATCGGATTACCGACTCTATGAAACGCGCCATGGGGGAGACCGAAAGACGGCGAACCAAGCAAATTGCCTTCAATAAGCTTCATGGGATTGAGCCTAAGGGCGTCAAAAAGCGCATTAAGGACATTATTGATGGTGTCTATGACGTCAAAGAGAAGCGTCAGGAGATGCAGGTTGAGCAGGAGCGGGCTCATTATGAAGATATGGGTGAGAAGGACTTGGCGGCCGAAATTAAGCGCCTGGAGAAGCAAATGAACGCTGAAGCCAAGAATTTGGAGTTTGAAAAGGCTGCCAGCACCAGGGATAGACTCACTAAGGTTAAAGAAATGGCTTTTGGGGCCAGATCTAGGG
- a CDS encoding tripartite tricarboxylate transporter substrate binding protein, giving the protein MKCFAKAVLITFLSLVFGSAFAADPWPNHPIKFVVGFGPGGANDTVARVVAEAASKQLGQPIIVENKPGAGSILGADFVAKSAPDGYTFFVSAGGIVTNPMIKPSMPYKEGDLVPVGMLAISPSIIVVSADSKINNMKDLLVLAKDPKGLNFSTAGTGSTPHFVAEMLKVKAGGKYEIIPYKSGSEGMVAVISNQVDATSEASVVVIPQIQGGKLKAIASTWNKRIAALPDVPTTKEQGYPEVLIGHWAGVFAPKGTSDAILEKMNQAINAGLKTAAVQSRLTPQGIEPSPGTRAAFTKFLADEKARLEPIVKRANMKED; this is encoded by the coding sequence ATGAAGTGTTTTGCTAAAGCTGTTCTGATTACATTCTTATCTTTAGTATTTGGATCGGCGTTTGCTGCGGATCCTTGGCCTAATCACCCCATTAAATTTGTAGTTGGGTTTGGTCCTGGCGGTGCTAACGATACTGTTGCTAGAGTGGTTGCTGAGGCTGCATCTAAGCAACTAGGTCAACCAATCATCGTAGAAAATAAACCAGGCGCTGGATCTATATTGGGCGCAGATTTTGTTGCAAAGAGCGCGCCAGATGGCTATACCTTCTTTGTAAGTGCCGGTGGAATCGTTACTAACCCAATGATTAAGCCATCCATGCCATACAAGGAAGGCGATTTAGTGCCCGTTGGGATGCTTGCTATAAGCCCATCTATTATTGTCGTTTCAGCAGACTCCAAAATTAATAATATGAAGGATTTGCTGGTGCTGGCCAAAGATCCTAAGGGGCTTAACTTTTCGACTGCCGGTACCGGGAGTACCCCGCACTTCGTAGCGGAGATGTTGAAAGTAAAAGCAGGCGGTAAATATGAAATCATTCCTTACAAGAGCGGTTCCGAAGGAATGGTAGCCGTTATCTCCAATCAAGTTGATGCAACCTCAGAGGCAAGCGTTGTTGTCATTCCGCAGATTCAAGGCGGCAAATTAAAAGCAATTGCTTCCACCTGGAATAAAAGAATTGCTGCTCTGCCTGATGTTCCAACAACCAAAGAGCAGGGATACCCCGAGGTTCTGATTGGACACTGGGCGGGCGTCTTTGCTCCTAAGGGAACGTCTGATGCTATCTTGGAGAAAATGAATCAAGCAATTAATGCAGGCCTGAAGACCGCTGCTGTTCAAAGCCGTCTAACGCCACAGGGCATTGAACCGTCACCTGGAACTCGAGCTGCTTTTACTAAATTCCTCGCGGATGAAAAAGCTAGACTAGAGCCAATAGTAAAGCGCGCCAATATGAAAGAGGATTAA
- the nth gene encoding endonuclease III — protein MNLEKRRAFFEQLKANNPSPKTELEYNSPFELLIAVLLSAQATDISVNKGTRKLYKVANTPQALLDLGEEGVRPYIQHIGLFNSKGKHIQETCRLLLEKHGGEVPQTREELEALPGVGRKTANVILNTAFGQIAMAVDTHIFRVSNRTGLAPGKDVLKVEQQLLKRVPKEYLLDAHHWLILHGRYTCKARNPDCAQCIVEPLCGFKQKTGKGKVRGDI, from the coding sequence ATGAATCTAGAAAAGCGTCGTGCTTTTTTTGAGCAACTCAAAGCAAACAACCCCAGCCCAAAAACGGAGTTGGAATACAACTCGCCATTTGAGTTATTAATTGCAGTATTACTATCAGCACAAGCAACCGATATCTCAGTCAACAAGGGAACGCGCAAGCTCTACAAGGTGGCCAATACCCCGCAAGCCCTTTTAGATCTTGGCGAAGAAGGTGTCAGGCCCTATATTCAGCATATTGGCTTGTTTAACTCTAAAGGCAAACATATTCAGGAAACCTGTCGACTGCTCCTAGAAAAACATGGGGGAGAAGTTCCTCAAACACGTGAAGAATTAGAAGCTCTTCCAGGTGTTGGCAGAAAAACAGCCAACGTCATCCTCAACACCGCCTTTGGACAAATCGCCATGGCTGTGGATACCCACATCTTTAGAGTATCGAACCGAACTGGCCTAGCACCAGGCAAGGACGTTCTCAAGGTGGAGCAGCAATTACTTAAGCGTGTACCTAAAGAATACTTATTAGATGCTCATCACTGGCTAATTCTGCATGGTCGATATACCTGCAAGGCACGTAACCCAGATTGCGCACAATGCATAGTAGAACCACTATGCGGCTTTAAACAAAAAACTGGCAAAGGAAAAGTTCGTGGCGATATTTAA
- a CDS encoding polyhydroxyalkanoate depolymerase: MLYQLHEFQKALLQPVSSWARAASEAFINSSNPASKVPGSDRLAASYELLYRLGKDYKKPEFGIRSVKAHGHEVAIHERTIIAKPFCNLIRFKRFSDDVETIKSLKEDPTVLVVAPMSGHHATLLRDTVRTLLQDHKVYITDWIDARLVPIEDGDFGLDDYVHYVQEFIRTIGAKDLHVISVCQPTVPTLGAISLMASAGEATPASMIMMGGPIDARKSPTAVNNLADQKSFEWFESHVIYNVPPNYPGTGRRVYPGFLQHTGFIAMNPQNHLQSHWDYFQNLVRGDEQDAESHIRFYDEYNAVLDLDSKFYLDTIKTVFQDYSLPNGTWEVSGELVKPQDIKKTALLTIEGELDDISGSGQTRSAHALCAGIPKQDKDHYEVMGAGHYGIFAGRRWREKVYPKIKTFIREHQNTKKTATRTTKSA; the protein is encoded by the coding sequence ATGCTATATCAGTTACACGAATTTCAAAAAGCCTTACTTCAACCAGTGAGCTCCTGGGCACGTGCTGCTTCAGAAGCTTTTATTAATTCTTCCAACCCCGCCTCTAAGGTGCCAGGTTCAGACCGATTGGCTGCTAGCTATGAACTCCTTTATCGCTTAGGTAAGGACTATAAAAAACCGGAGTTTGGTATTCGCTCTGTTAAAGCACATGGTCACGAAGTTGCGATTCATGAAAGAACGATCATCGCAAAACCTTTCTGTAATCTGATTCGTTTTAAGCGCTTTTCTGATGATGTCGAAACCATCAAGAGCCTCAAAGAAGACCCAACCGTACTAGTTGTTGCTCCAATGTCTGGTCACCATGCCACTTTGCTGCGTGACACAGTACGCACCCTCTTGCAAGACCATAAGGTTTACATCACCGATTGGATTGATGCTCGTTTGGTACCGATTGAAGATGGTGACTTTGGTCTTGATGACTATGTTCATTACGTGCAAGAATTCATTCGCACCATCGGCGCTAAAGATTTACATGTGATTTCTGTTTGCCAACCTACGGTTCCAACTTTAGGCGCAATCTCATTGATGGCTTCTGCTGGTGAAGCAACGCCAGCCTCCATGATCATGATGGGCGGCCCAATTGATGCACGCAAGTCACCAACTGCGGTAAATAACCTAGCGGATCAGAAGTCCTTTGAGTGGTTTGAGAGTCACGTGATTTATAACGTGCCTCCTAACTATCCAGGCACTGGTCGTCGTGTTTACCCAGGCTTCTTGCAACACACTGGCTTTATCGCCATGAACCCACAGAACCACTTACAGTCTCATTGGGATTACTTCCAAAACTTAGTGCGTGGCGACGAACAAGATGCGGAATCACATATTCGTTTTTACGACGAGTACAACGCAGTATTGGATTTGGACTCTAAGTTTTATCTCGACACTATTAAGACTGTTTTCCAAGACTACTCATTGCCGAATGGCACTTGGGAAGTTTCTGGTGAGCTTGTAAAACCACAAGATATTAAAAAAACTGCCCTCCTCACCATTGAAGGCGAGCTTGATGACATCTCTGGAAGTGGTCAGACGCGCTCTGCACATGCTTTGTGCGCAGGCATCCCAAAGCAGGATAAGGATCACTACGAAGTGATGGGTGCAGGTCACTATGGCATCTTTGCTGGTCGTCGTTGGCGTGAGAAGGTTTATCCAAAGATTAAGACGTTTATTCGTGAGCATCAAAACACGAAGAAAACTGCTACACGGACTACCAAGTCTGCATAA